One Ardenticatenales bacterium DNA segment encodes these proteins:
- a CDS encoding TIGR03560 family F420-dependent LLM class oxidoreductase yields MKIGLQIPSFKYPGGTAVIRPKLKEIVTTAEEAGFYSLWVMDHYYQIKGLFGEAYTDPMLESYTTLGYFAGITEKAYLGVMVTGIIYRHPSVLMKMVNTLDILSGGRAYFGVGAAWYEEEAQGFGIPYPSTSARFEQLEDNLQLAKTLWDSDETSFAGQHFSAPAITNNPRPLSNPHPRILIGGMGPKKTLRLVAQYADACNFFEGAGMENMGKALDTLKTHCAQLGRDYEAIEKTSLGTVHLSGKDTVESTLNRLQKLSEMGFTHAIFNMPDVYAITPLETFAKEIMPAAAEF; encoded by the coding sequence ATGAAAATCGGACTACAAATTCCGTCCTTTAAGTACCCCGGCGGTACGGCTGTCATTCGTCCAAAATTGAAGGAAATCGTCACCACCGCGGAAGAAGCAGGCTTTTACAGTCTGTGGGTGATGGACCATTACTATCAAATCAAGGGCTTGTTCGGTGAAGCGTATACAGACCCGATGCTGGAAAGCTACACGACACTTGGGTATTTTGCCGGCATTACCGAAAAAGCCTATCTCGGTGTCATGGTCACGGGGATCATTTATCGACATCCCTCCGTGCTGATGAAAATGGTCAACACCCTCGACATTCTCTCCGGCGGCCGTGCTTATTTCGGTGTTGGCGCGGCATGGTACGAAGAAGAGGCGCAAGGCTTTGGCATTCCCTACCCTTCCACATCGGCGCGCTTCGAGCAACTAGAGGACAATCTGCAACTGGCCAAGACGCTCTGGGACAGTGACGAGACCTCTTTTGCCGGCCAGCATTTTTCGGCCCCGGCCATCACCAATAATCCCCGCCCGCTCTCCAACCCACATCCACGCATCTTGATTGGCGGGATGGGACCGAAGAAGACGCTGCGCCTGGTCGCGCAATACGCGGATGCCTGCAATTTCTTTGAAGGGGCAGGCATGGAAAATATGGGGAAAGCACTGGACACGCTCAAAACGCATTGCGCGCAACTGGGGCGTGACTACGAAGCCATTGAGAAAACGTCCCTGGGTACGGTGCATCTGTCCGGGAAGGATACGGTAGAAAGCACCCTCAATCGTCTCCAGAAACTTTCCGAGATGGGCTTCACCCACGCGATATTCAACATGCCGGATGTTTACGCAATCACGCCACTTGAGACCTTTGCCAAAGAAATAATGCCGGCAGCAGCAGAATTCTAA
- a CDS encoding NgoFVII family restriction endonuclease — protein MPKIFDNIERKLLPALQQTLEVSFRADFSVGYFNLRGWREIDKKVEEWTGGEGAQCRLLVGMHRRPQDELRAAFSFNQDGERIDNKTAVRLRQELAQEFREQLMVGAPTNADEAGLRRLAQQIREGKLCVKLFLRHPLHAKLYLLFRHDSITPIIGYTGSSNLTFSGLSGQGELNLDVVEQDAANKLADWFEQRWNDRWCVDISDELVEIIEESWAGERLIPPYHIYLKMAYHLSREARAGLSEFTIPREFSDKLFDFQTAAVKIAARHLNQRGGVLIGDVVGLGKTIMATAVAKIFEEDYLMDTLILCPKNLVKMWEWYAAEYRLHAKVLPITRVQQELPDLRRYRLVLIDESHNLRNREGKRYRAIQEYIQKNDSRCILLSATPYNKTYLDLSSQLRLFVPETADLGIRPEHLLREITEVEFVRRYQASLRSLEAFEKSDHPDDWRELMSLFMVRRTRSFIRDNYALTDPKNGRKYLSFADGSRAYFPTRHPKRATFLIDEDAHADQYARMYGDSVVNAINGLNLPRYGLGNYVRKKPSRPPTHREAKIIDDLSRGGRRLMGFSRTNLFKRLESSGYAFLLSVERHILRNYIFIHALDNNQDLPIGTQGAEMLDTRFEDEDAEAIDYATDELFDDDTGDLEGATVVLDMAPLRGEAAFLERAATIYGEYFGRYRSRFKWIRADLFDKKLRQHLLADARALLSILQRFSDWSVNEDAKLNALQELLTQTHPKEKVLVFSQFADTVDYVEQQLRLRGVQRVVGVTGDSDDPTTLAWRFSPESNGKREAIDPDDELRVLIATDVLSEGQNLQDCHVVVNYDLPWAIIRLIQRAGRVDRIGQKAADILSYTFWPTEGVERIIRLRERLRQRLQENAEVVGTDEAFFEEDGSNQPLFDLYHEKAGVLDEEAGGEVEIDLVSYAFQIWKNATDANPTLRNVIPKLPQVVYSSKAYDDAEVAGPPGVLVYMNTSRGNHALAWIDPEGNSVTESQFTILKAAACALNTPALPRQESHHELVQRAVQHVMTERTVIGGQLGRPSGARFKTYERLKAYAERLQKTLFAHEAETLVKALDEIFRFPLQEAAKNTLNRQLRSNITDEALSTLAVTLYEEGRLCLVQDEDEVDDEPEIICSLGLAPTG, from the coding sequence TTGCCCAAGATATTCGATAACATTGAGCGAAAACTTTTACCGGCGCTGCAACAAACCCTTGAGGTATCATTTCGCGCCGATTTTTCTGTTGGCTATTTTAATCTTCGCGGCTGGCGGGAAATAGACAAAAAGGTTGAGGAGTGGACGGGTGGAGAAGGGGCGCAGTGCCGCTTGCTGGTGGGTATGCACCGTCGACCACAAGATGAATTACGCGCCGCGTTTTCGTTCAACCAGGATGGCGAACGGATTGATAACAAAACGGCCGTTCGCCTTCGCCAGGAATTGGCTCAAGAATTCCGCGAACAGTTAATGGTTGGCGCGCCCACCAATGCCGATGAAGCCGGGCTACGCCGATTAGCCCAGCAAATCCGAGAAGGAAAGCTGTGCGTCAAACTGTTTCTGCGCCATCCGCTCCACGCCAAGTTGTATCTGTTATTTCGCCACGACAGCATCACGCCCATTATTGGTTACACCGGTAGCAGCAACCTGACCTTTTCCGGCCTTTCCGGGCAAGGGGAGTTAAACCTGGATGTCGTCGAACAAGATGCAGCCAATAAGTTGGCTGACTGGTTTGAACAGCGTTGGAATGACCGTTGGTGCGTTGACATTTCCGATGAGCTAGTCGAAATCATCGAGGAAAGTTGGGCCGGAGAGAGACTGATCCCGCCGTATCACATTTATTTGAAGATGGCTTACCATCTCTCCCGCGAAGCGCGCGCTGGCCTGAGCGAGTTCACGATCCCCCGCGAATTTAGCGACAAGCTATTTGACTTCCAGACCGCTGCCGTCAAAATCGCCGCTCGCCATCTCAACCAGCGAGGCGGGGTGCTCATTGGGGACGTGGTTGGCCTGGGCAAGACCATTATGGCCACGGCTGTCGCCAAAATTTTTGAGGAAGATTACCTCATGGATACCCTTATTCTTTGCCCCAAGAATTTGGTGAAGATGTGGGAATGGTACGCGGCTGAATATCGCCTACACGCCAAAGTGTTACCCATCACCCGGGTGCAGCAAGAATTACCCGACCTGCGCCGTTACCGGCTGGTGCTGATTGACGAAAGCCATAATTTGCGCAACCGGGAAGGTAAACGCTACCGGGCAATTCAGGAATACATTCAGAAAAATGACAGCCGCTGTATCTTGCTTTCGGCTACGCCTTACAACAAAACTTATTTAGATTTATCTAGCCAACTGCGCTTGTTTGTGCCCGAAACGGCCGACCTGGGTATTCGACCAGAGCATTTACTGCGTGAAATCACGGAAGTGGAATTTGTCCGCCGCTACCAGGCTTCATTGCGTTCATTGGAAGCTTTCGAGAAAAGCGACCATCCCGACGATTGGCGCGAGTTGATGAGCTTGTTCATGGTGCGCCGCACGCGCAGTTTCATCCGTGATAATTACGCTTTAACCGATCCAAAAAACGGTCGTAAATACCTCAGTTTTGCGGATGGCAGCCGAGCTTATTTCCCCACCCGCCATCCCAAACGGGCCACTTTTTTGATTGATGAGGATGCCCACGCTGACCAGTACGCTCGCATGTACGGCGACAGTGTGGTAAATGCCATCAACGGGCTGAATCTACCACGTTACGGGTTGGGCAATTACGTGCGCAAGAAACCTTCCCGACCGCCGACACACCGCGAGGCGAAAATAATTGACGACTTGTCTCGTGGCGGCCGCCGACTGATGGGCTTTAGCCGTACCAACTTGTTCAAACGGTTGGAAAGCAGCGGTTATGCCTTTTTACTTTCAGTGGAGCGGCACATCTTACGCAATTACATCTTTATCCATGCTCTGGATAACAACCAGGATTTACCTATTGGCACCCAGGGCGCCGAGATGCTGGATACTCGTTTCGAGGATGAAGATGCCGAAGCGATTGACTACGCCACCGATGAACTTTTTGATGATGATACCGGCGATTTGGAAGGTGCAACCGTTGTTCTGGACATGGCTCCACTGCGCGGCGAAGCTGCCTTCTTGGAGCGGGCGGCGACCATTTACGGCGAATATTTTGGTCGTTACCGCAGTCGTTTCAAATGGATTCGCGCCGACTTGTTCGACAAGAAACTGAGGCAGCACCTGCTGGCCGATGCTCGCGCTTTGCTCAGTATCTTACAACGGTTTAGTGATTGGTCAGTCAATGAAGATGCCAAACTGAATGCCCTACAAGAACTGCTGACCCAAACACATCCCAAAGAAAAAGTGCTGGTATTCAGCCAGTTTGCCGACACGGTAGATTACGTGGAGCAACAACTGCGACTGCGCGGCGTGCAGCGCGTTGTCGGCGTGACCGGTGATTCAGATGACCCGACGACGTTGGCCTGGCGCTTTAGCCCGGAGAGCAACGGCAAGCGTGAAGCCATTGACCCAGACGATGAACTGCGTGTGCTTATCGCCACGGACGTTCTTAGCGAAGGACAGAACTTGCAGGATTGTCACGTTGTCGTCAATTACGACTTGCCCTGGGCCATTATCCGCCTGATTCAGCGCGCTGGGCGCGTGGATCGCATTGGTCAAAAAGCGGCTGACATTCTTTCCTATACCTTTTGGCCGACCGAAGGGGTGGAGCGTATCATTCGCCTGCGGGAGCGCTTGCGCCAACGTTTACAGGAAAATGCGGAGGTGGTGGGGACAGACGAAGCCTTTTTCGAGGAGGATGGCAGCAACCAGCCATTGTTCGACCTGTATCACGAAAAGGCCGGCGTGTTGGACGAGGAAGCGGGTGGGGAAGTGGAAATTGATCTGGTCTCCTATGCCTTTCAAATCTGGAAAAACGCCACCGACGCCAATCCCACGCTGCGCAATGTTATTCCTAAGCTGCCCCAGGTGGTTTATTCCAGTAAGGCATACGATGATGCCGAGGTCGCCGGGCCGCCAGGGGTGCTGGTGTACATGAATACGTCACGCGGCAATCACGCTCTCGCCTGGATTGACCCGGAGGGGAACAGTGTCACCGAATCGCAGTTTACGATTTTGAAGGCGGCGGCCTGTGCCCTGAATACGCCTGCCTTGCCCCGGCAAGAAAGTCACCACGAATTGGTCCAACGAGCCGTGCAGCATGTCATGACCGAGCGTACGGTCATCGGTGGGCAGTTGGGGCGTCCCTCTGGAGCGCGGTTTAAGACCTATGAGCGATTGAAAGCGTATGCGGAACGTTTGCAGAAAACGTTGTTTGCTCATGAAGCGGAAACGTTGGTAAAGGCATTGGACGAAATCTTCCGTTTTCCTTTGCAGGAAGCGGCTAAAAATACGTTGAACCGGCAGTTACGCAGCAACATCACCGATGAGGCGCTGTCCACATTGGCAGTGACGTTGTATGAAGAAGGGCGGCTGTGCCTGGTTCAGGATGAAGATGAAGTTGATGACGAGCCGGAAATCATTTGCTCGTTAGGCTTGGCCCCCACAGGATAA
- a CDS encoding AAA family ATPase, protein MSQSKLALKSFRVEQFKAIQDSNQVNLSPLTALIGYNGSGKSSLLEALETLQDIISADLDSALQRWRGIEHIWNKQTLHDQHLIETKQIPRPYHSNPLSFRLRGYNSEKQYYQASMFVNVDPNGEEIYIQKESVSLRGRSILTVMRKGRLLEKTSFLQ, encoded by the coding sequence ATGAGCCAGTCTAAACTTGCATTAAAGTCATTTAGGGTCGAACAGTTCAAAGCTATCCAAGACAGCAACCAGGTCAATCTGAGCCCGTTGACTGCCTTGATAGGCTACAATGGTTCAGGTAAAAGCAGCCTACTTGAAGCCTTAGAAACCTTACAAGACATTATCTCGGCAGATTTGGATTCTGCACTCCAAAGATGGCGTGGGATAGAACACATTTGGAACAAACAAACACTCCACGACCAGCACTTAATTGAAACAAAACAAATACCTCGTCCTTACCATAGCAATCCCTTAAGTTTTCGATTACGCGGTTACAATTCGGAAAAACAATATTATCAGGCCAGTATGTTTGTCAATGTTGATCCGAATGGCGAAGAAATCTATATTCAAAAGGAAAGCGTTTCTCTTAGGGGAAGAAGCATACTGACCGTAATGCGAAAGGGGAGGTTATTAGAGAAAACCAGCTTTCTGCAATAG
- a CDS encoding ATP-binding protein — MRENQLSAIVENGQSAWPDRLKLFISRWQFLLLTPNEIGQPTSRRRTGGLITLNKDGSNIAEYLLDIRNLDLRYGTTAFNSIIESLQYILDYARDLQPTVTSELERMVYLQLTEGEAKIPGWLLSSGTLRLVSLLAVLRHPQPPPLIVIEEVENGLDPRTVQLIAKEIKGVVQSGQSQVVLSTHSPSLLDLLDLSNIVLVKRGEQGPTFYPPTDNKSLRVWAHSYGLGHLYLTNTLMNFAYEGEEAETVKRIELGLRELIDTHLAKQAGPQNYWKQYVPGDVKARVKKRIDKQLNQHPYLDKRDFYNSRRRLDFL, encoded by the coding sequence ATTAGAGAAAACCAGCTTTCTGCAATAGTAGAAAACGGTCAATCAGCATGGCCTGATAGATTAAAATTGTTCATCAGCCGCTGGCAGTTTTTGTTATTAACCCCCAACGAGATAGGGCAGCCAACATCTCGACGGCGTACAGGTGGGTTGATTACATTAAATAAAGATGGCTCTAACATTGCCGAATACCTGCTCGACATCCGAAATCTTGACTTGCGTTACGGGACAACAGCATTTAATAGTATTATTGAAAGCTTACAGTATATCTTAGACTATGCTCGTGATTTACAGCCAACTGTGACGAGCGAGCTAGAGCGGATGGTGTATTTGCAGTTGACCGAGGGGGAAGCAAAAATACCAGGGTGGTTGCTTTCTTCAGGGACACTGCGCTTAGTATCATTGTTAGCTGTTTTACGACATCCCCAACCACCGCCTTTAATTGTTATAGAAGAGGTAGAAAATGGTCTTGACCCCCGTACTGTTCAGCTTATAGCAAAGGAAATCAAGGGGGTTGTGCAATCAGGTCAATCTCAAGTCGTTTTATCAACCCACTCTCCGTCACTATTAGATTTGCTGGATTTATCAAATATCGTTTTGGTTAAACGTGGCGAGCAAGGCCCTACTTTTTATCCCCCTACGGATAACAAATCATTGAGAGTTTGGGCTCACTCTTACGGCTTGGGTCATTTGTACCTGACTAACACCCTAATGAACTTTGCTTATGAAGGTGAAGAGGCTGAAACTGTAAAAAGGATCGAACTTGGATTGCGGGAGCTAATTGATACTCATTTGGCCAAGCAAGCAGGGCCGCAAAATTATTGGAAACAATATGTTCCAGGTGATGTGAAAGCCAGAGTAAAGAAGCGCATTGACAAACAGTTGAATCAACATCCTTATTTAGATAAGCGTGATTTCTACAATAGCCGCCGTCGGCTAGACTTTTTGTGA
- a CDS encoding SCP2 sterol-binding domain-containing protein — MPIYQDSEQLYACLRLLFERLRQQDGAMRPLKSSRLVIRLQYTLPAAEVTVDARHNPVQVVYGPTPVRPTLDVSLAADTFHQILLDELSLRTAVSSKQVTMNGPFIKAMPMVELFRQGQRHYAGILREQGLL; from the coding sequence ATGCCCATTTATCAGGATTCGGAACAACTCTACGCTTGCTTGCGCCTGTTGTTTGAGCGGCTGCGGCAGCAGGATGGGGCGATGCGGCCTTTGAAAAGCTCGCGGCTGGTGATCCGGCTGCAATACACGCTGCCGGCAGCAGAGGTGACGGTGGATGCGCGGCATAATCCGGTGCAGGTGGTTTATGGTCCCACGCCGGTCCGCCCCACGTTGGATGTGTCCCTGGCGGCGGATACGTTTCACCAGATTTTGCTGGATGAATTGTCGCTGCGCACGGCGGTGAGCAGCAAACAAGTCACGATGAATGGCCCCTTTATCAAGGCGATGCCGATGGTGGAATTATTTCGCCAGGGACAAAGGCATTATGCCGGCATTCTCCGCGAACAAGGCCTGCTATAA
- a CDS encoding SCP2 sterol-binding domain-containing protein, translating into MALTFGTDEWVKSLMVAVNESEKYRSAAHDWEGDFYFVINKSPGFAADTYLYLDLHHGACRDAFKVDDVNAMNPAFVLSAPAPVWQRVLSGKLDPIQGLVTRQLKLKGNMMKIMKAPKAATELVAAAQHVETEWPK; encoded by the coding sequence ATGGCACTCACTTTTGGCACGGATGAATGGGTAAAATCATTGATGGTTGCCGTCAACGAAAGCGAAAAGTACCGCAGCGCGGCACACGATTGGGAAGGGGACTTCTATTTCGTCATTAACAAAAGTCCGGGATTTGCCGCCGACACCTATCTCTACCTGGATTTGCACCATGGGGCCTGCCGCGATGCCTTCAAAGTGGATGACGTGAACGCCATGAACCCGGCATTTGTGCTGTCCGCGCCGGCACCGGTGTGGCAGCGGGTGCTTTCCGGGAAACTGGACCCCATTCAGGGGTTGGTGACGCGCCAGTTGAAGTTGAAAGGCAACATGATGAAAATCATGAAAGCGCCCAAGGCGGCCACGGAACTGGTAGCGGCGGCGCAGCATGTGGAAACGGAGTGGCCCAAGTAG
- a CDS encoding iron-containing alcohol dehydrogenase gives MWFFRSPHVYFGEDALSHLAEVQGRRAFIVTDEVLLGLGFPQRVQAYLEDAGISSTIFAAVEPQPSLQTVQRGAAAMLDYAPDWVIGLGGGSCMDAARAMWILYERPDIDPAAISPMELLGLRQKARLMCIPTTAGTGSETGYAVVLTDTVEQRKLTLGSPEATADLALVDPAFTLHLPRQATADTGIDVLTHAIEGYTCQWANDFTDGPCLKAIDLVFRYLPRAVAQGAADAEAREKMANAAAIAGLALGNSNVALAHALGHSAGALFHDLPHGRITALFLPYTIEFVAPVGTARYQEIAHMLRLPAAGEAEGAASLAEAVRRLMQEVGLPLCLRDAGISPDQFAANLQPMCERADTDTNILMSRRLPETEEVQRLFEYAYDGRSIDF, from the coding sequence ATGTGGTTTTTTAGGAGTCCTCACGTATATTTTGGCGAAGATGCACTCTCGCACCTGGCGGAGGTGCAGGGGCGGCGGGCGTTTATCGTTACGGATGAGGTGCTGCTGGGGTTGGGTTTCCCACAGCGGGTGCAGGCGTATTTGGAGGATGCCGGCATTTCCTCCACCATTTTCGCCGCCGTTGAACCCCAACCCTCCCTGCAAACCGTGCAACGCGGCGCCGCCGCCATGCTCGACTACGCCCCCGACTGGGTCATCGGCCTCGGCGGTGGCTCCTGCATGGACGCCGCCCGCGCCATGTGGATTCTCTACGAACGCCCCGACATCGACCCGGCGGCCATCAGCCCCATGGAACTGTTGGGCCTGCGCCAAAAAGCCCGCCTCATGTGCATCCCCACCACGGCCGGCACCGGTTCGGAGACGGGCTACGCCGTCGTCCTCACGGACACCGTGGAGCAGCGCAAGCTGACGCTCGGCTCGCCGGAAGCCACGGCGGACCTGGCTCTAGTGGACCCCGCCTTCACGCTGCACCTGCCGCGCCAGGCCACGGCGGACACGGGCATTGACGTCCTCACGCACGCCATTGAAGGGTACACCTGCCAGTGGGCCAACGATTTTACGGATGGCCCTTGCCTGAAGGCGATTGACCTGGTGTTTCGCTACCTGCCGCGTGCCGTGGCGCAGGGCGCGGCGGACGCGGAGGCGCGGGAGAAGATGGCGAACGCGGCGGCGATTGCCGGACTGGCGTTGGGCAACAGCAACGTGGCGCTGGCGCATGCGCTGGGGCACAGCGCGGGCGCGCTCTTCCACGACCTGCCGCATGGCCGCATTACGGCACTGTTTTTGCCTTACACGATTGAGTTTGTGGCTCCGGTGGGGACGGCGCGCTACCAGGAGATTGCCCACATGCTGCGCCTGCCGGCAGCCGGCGAAGCCGAGGGCGCGGCCAGTCTGGCGGAGGCGGTGCGGCGGTTGATGCAGGAAGTGGGGCTGCCGTTGTGTTTAAGAGATGCCGGCATTTCCCCCGACCAATTCGCCGCCAACCTCCAACCCATGTGCGAGCGCGCCGACACCGACACCAACATCCTCATGAGCCGCCGCCTCCCGGAAACCGAAGAAGTGCAACGCCTGTTTGAATACGCCTACGACGGGCGATCCATTGACTTTTAG
- a CDS encoding patatin-like phospholipase family protein has protein sequence MSLPTIKRNGHPRVGLALSGGVARIIAHVGVLSVLMREPGLHIDAVAGTSAGSIVGAAYCAGLGLCDIEKMSGHADWRTVAAPTLSRHGLLSFSRLEHRMMCVLGDLWFCDLRTPLAVMATDLETSEPVVLHEGRVAQAVRASCSVPGFVVPTEKDGRQLVDGGIADNLPAEILREMGADYVIGVDIFAPHWDRRLGPLGAGLMGIETLIRRAGGGLNHVDCLIAPRLSGISFLRFNQVERLLALGQEAAQACLPQIRADLGL, from the coding sequence ATGTCTTTGCCCACTATCAAACGAAACGGACACCCCCGCGTCGGGCTGGCGCTCAGCGGCGGCGTGGCCCGCATCATTGCTCACGTCGGCGTCCTGTCGGTGTTGATGCGCGAGCCGGGACTACACATTGACGCCGTGGCCGGGACTAGCGCCGGCTCCATCGTCGGCGCTGCCTACTGCGCCGGGCTTGGCCTGTGCGACATTGAGAAAATGTCCGGGCATGCAGACTGGCGCACCGTGGCCGCGCCCACGCTCTCCCGCCACGGCTTGCTCTCATTTTCGCGGCTGGAACACCGCATGATGTGCGTTCTGGGCGATCTCTGGTTTTGTGACTTGCGCACGCCATTGGCCGTGATGGCTACGGACCTGGAGACGAGTGAACCGGTTGTGCTGCATGAAGGGCGCGTGGCGCAGGCGGTGCGTGCCAGTTGTTCCGTGCCCGGCTTCGTCGTGCCCACGGAGAAGGATGGGCGGCAACTGGTCGATGGGGGAATTGCCGACAATTTGCCCGCCGAAATCCTGCGCGAAATGGGGGCCGATTACGTCATTGGCGTGGACATCTTCGCCCCGCATTGGGACAGGCGACTCGGTCCCCTGGGCGCGGGGCTGATGGGCATCGAAACCCTCATCCGGCGCGCGGGTGGCGGCCTGAACCATGTCGATTGCCTGATCGCGCCCCGGTTGAGCGGTATTTCCTTCTTGCGTTTCAATCAGGTGGAACGTCTGCTGGCGTTGGGGCAGGAGGCGGCGCAGGCGTGCCTACCGCAAATTCGCGCCGACCTCGGCTTGTGA
- a CDS encoding TMEM43 family protein: MERKRNALLLRIGGGLLLMLIAFFMLWFNEGRVNLADVARRSQPVNAGTIRTTATEANGQFVSLTGQLAAAARLGDDLYLRPGDYVRVEREVEMYAWKESEDSDEDGTSYSYELTWTNRVLAPEQFHKPEGHENPPLPFSERTLLVRQAAIGAYAIDPAQIELPRGERLPLSSEVIMESPDPIVEDYVFLGEGTMSKPELGDVRVSYFVVPANVQATAFGRLEGETLQPYYHNDKVSLYRVLVGDRVAALAQLQFEYRAALWGMRFGGFMLMWGGVALLLSPLNLLLGWLPGLRRWGRWLTGLVAGVVAGILSLITILIGYLAHNLLALIIVLLLLAAGFYLWQRRSQAEVGANLR, from the coding sequence ATGGAACGAAAACGAAATGCCCTTCTCTTACGCATCGGCGGTGGCCTGCTGCTCATGCTCATCGCCTTCTTCATGCTCTGGTTCAATGAAGGGCGGGTTAATCTTGCCGATGTTGCCCGACGCAGCCAACCGGTAAATGCCGGCACAATCCGTACCACCGCGACCGAGGCAAACGGGCAGTTCGTCTCCCTCACCGGCCAACTCGCCGCCGCCGCACGCCTGGGGGACGACCTGTACCTGCGCCCGGGCGACTACGTGCGCGTGGAGCGGGAAGTGGAGATGTACGCCTGGAAAGAATCGGAAGATTCAGACGAAGACGGGACCAGCTACAGCTATGAACTCACCTGGACCAACCGCGTGTTGGCCCCGGAGCAGTTCCACAAGCCCGAAGGGCATGAAAACCCGCCCCTGCCCTTCAGCGAGCGCACGCTGCTGGTGCGCCAGGCGGCCATTGGCGCGTACGCGATTGACCCGGCGCAGATCGAACTGCCGCGCGGCGAGCGGCTGCCGCTCTCGTCGGAAGTGATAATGGAGTCGCCGGACCCCATCGTGGAGGATTATGTCTTTTTGGGTGAGGGGACAATGAGCAAGCCGGAACTGGGGGACGTGCGCGTGAGTTATTTCGTGGTTCCGGCCAATGTGCAGGCGACAGCCTTTGGCCGCCTGGAAGGGGAGACACTGCAACCGTATTACCACAACGATAAGGTCAGCCTGTATCGGGTGCTGGTGGGCGACCGCGTGGCGGCGCTGGCGCAGCTTCAGTTTGAGTATCGCGCGGCTTTGTGGGGGATGCGGTTTGGCGGGTTTATGTTGATGTGGGGTGGAGTGGCGTTGCTGCTGAGTCCGCTGAATTTGTTGCTGGGGTGGCTGCCGGGTTTGCGGCGATGGGGGCGGTGGTTGACGGGATTGGTGGCGGGGGTGGTTGCCGGCATTCTTTCCCTCATCACCATCCTCATCGGCTACCTGGCGCACAACCTGCTGGCGCTGATCATCGTCCTACTGCTGCTGGCCGCCGGCTTCTACCTCTGGCAGCGACGCTCACAAGCCGAGGTCGGCGCGAATTTGCGGTAG